The Pungitius pungitius chromosome 10, fPunPun2.1, whole genome shotgun sequence DNA window TTATTGAGGAAGTGTTACAGGCAACAAATTGATTCGAGTATGGCGTTTACCTATCGGACTCACCTTGGAAAAATGACACAAAGCTCATCCACAGCATCAACAACGAATGGTCCTCGAGGAACTTTTTTGCAACACTTTGGTGTGAGAGGATGTTAATAAAATCACTAACTAATGGCCAGTAGGTGTTGTTCTTCAACAGAGCTTCACTGCAGTTTACCACGACATGGCGACTGTTCTCTTCATCTGAGcgaagaaaagggagacaacACCCAATACATAAGTTAGATTGAGTCTTTGGTCATTTCAAAAGCAAGAGGAAAGCGACAAATGTGTGGAGAAAGACAATGCAAATAATAATCACGTGTTGATCCAAACTGAAAAAACCAATGCACAACCCGCTTCATTCTCCACGGAGCCTTTTTGAAGTGTGATTGGCTGTGGTCTTTTCACAATGATTAGAAGTCTGGTGGTACGTTTGGACAGCTTACCCTGAAGTTCACTTTTAATAAGGCAACTCTCCATCATGTAGAGAAGGACTGTGACCATGATGTCCAGCAACTGACACTCCTCGGTCACATGTCGAGCAAGCTCCTCGTTGCTGAACAGCTGCACACTAATATGAACAATGCGGTTGGACATGGTATCTGACTCGTGGCTTTTCATCAGTGTTTTCATGATGAATGCGTAATGTTggacaaatgtttttgtaaatgtgatctgccggagaggaagagaaaagccCATTACACAATTAAGGTGTACTGTTACGATGCCATCGCCTCTAAAAAGGACGATTCTATTTGCCGTTTGGACAGATATTCATCTAAAAGTGATAAAAGACTTGTATTTCTTCATATGAAGGTAATTGTGAGAGGAAAATACCTTGTAATCTTGATCTGGCAACATGTTTAGTAGGAAAGTGACCATCTTCTGAGGAAACTCGTATTTTATTGTCCAAAACAGCAACTCCTCTAGAAAGCATTTGTGCTTCAGAGATTCAATAATACACGAGTCTGAGGGCAGAAAAAGGCACAGAATAAGATGGCCACATGGTGTAACATGTACTCGTGCACTTTATTTACTTCACATTTACCTTTGGTACTGCTGCTCAGCTTCACCCTCTTCCTCTGTCCAACAGACTGCCCTGCATCTTGGTCTtcctgagggggaaaaaaagagaaaaataaaaaaaggtttactgGTTAATTTTAGAAAATTTCCTTTGAAATTGTAAAATTAGTACGTTATTGTATGCGTGATGATGGCACATACCTCTTTACTAGACTCGTCTGGGCTCTCTGGTGCAGGGGTTCCTAAGTAAAACGAGAAAAAGATTGAGCCAATTGAGAAAATACATACAGCTGCTTGAGATAACTCAAAAAGGCAAAACTGATTTTGTTCAACCGGCGATATTGAACGCAAGTTAAAATAAGCTACATTATAGGCTAATTCCTTAAAATGGTTAAAAGGTTTGATTTCTCTAGAAATAAGTGCTGATATCCGAGCTGTTTGGAAGTAAAAtctaaaacatttatcttgaacTAATGATATCATACATCAATATTATCTAGTAGTGTGCAGTGGGGAGTTTAATAGAATACAATCTGTGAGCAGCAGAGAAGGTGGTTAGTACAAGTTCACATGACTCATATCAAATAATGTGTGAAAGCTCAGTCCTAACATTAACTCAACATTTCTGGCACCTGCAGGGCTGGGACTCATAAAAAAGAAGGGTCATTATAAAGAATTTCAAAACAGTTTTGAAAAAGCTGACAGATGGTTAGTGACCATATGCTTCAGATAAAAGGATGTGCTTATCATACCCAATAGGACCATTGCTCCTGCACCTCCTTCAGCACCAACGGGGACATCAGCAGTAGCCCCTTGGGCTTTGTCCTCCACAGACACCAGACCCGAATTCTGCAAGGCTGACAAATACTTGTCATAGTTCTTTTGAGCATACAAATTCTCCTCTTGGCCTGCAATagggaagcaaaacagaaaTTGCGTTACATTTTTAACTGAAATTGACTGAAAGtttaataatgtaaaattaCATAAAACCAAGCAAGAACCACTAAAATGATGTAATATGGCAAATGGAAATTGGGCCCACACAAACTCCAGTACAGATATTTACCCATGCTCAACTCCTTGAATGTTTGCTGATTGGTCAAGATCTTTGTCAGTACAGTCCTCATCGCCCCTCCCATCTTTGTGAGCTCCTCCAGGAAGGAGATCTGaggctccagctgctgcaggaccttCTGCAGATCTCGCTCAGTTGATGTGTCTGGTAAAGCAAGATAAGAGATGTATCAGACTTTGTACATTGTGAACATAATACCAAGTGAACAGTTGTATAACACTCATATCCTGCTTGCAGAGCTATTTCTGGTTTGCACTTGATACGCAGCAGGAGGTCCacataatatataacatatcaaaacaagagaaaatatagaaaatactTTTAGTACTAGTATTGTGAAAGTCAAGTTTTTGTAGATACATCATTTGTTCAAGATGGCAAGAGGGCCAAAACATATGATCTCCTCGAGAGAAGAATGTCAGGCGTGTCTTCACCTGGTTCAATGTATCCATCTCTCAGATACTGTATAATGCAGAGGATAAAGTGAGGCAAAACCATCTCTGACATCAAGAGAAGGTCTCGAGGTATTGAGGGCACATTCTCCCCTGTTCTCAACCGATGCCGTCTGCAAAacctgcaagaaaaaaaatatatatttatattaatgttACAGACCGGTCATAGAATTTATAGCAGCATTCTCCCTCCGTCGCTTCCTAATTACGTTATTTTCAATTATATGATCATTCCGGTAAATTATATAAATGGGTTTaaatacaattacatttttattttagaagtATTTTTTCTGATCACAGACTTGCAGAACTTTCAGTAGAATAACAGATTGcgttaaagtttaaaaaattgTAATTAGGCGAGCATTAGCACTCTAATGATGAAAGCCTTCCAGATACTTACCCTATCTGGAAGTATCTTATCCATGGTGTGATTGACAACAACACAATCTACTCTTGCTGGTATGGCTAAAACTGTTTGACCGAGACAAATCAGTCTGCAGAATGCTGACAAAGATCTAATGCCCTAATATTGTGTTACTTATGGATAAGAATATAGAAACTGTGCGAATAATTTGTTTTGCCTCAGACTTCCAATTTAGTACCTTAGTAATGATTATACACTATGGTTTCAATGAAGGAAAGCTacaatcaataataataataataatagtacaaTTATTGGAAACACTTGCCAAGCAAATAATAGAACATGTAAATTAAACTCTACAAATACAATACTACGATATTATGATGTCCACGATCTAAGACGACATGGTATCTTATATTAAGAGATGGACTCAGCATGCATAGTTACATAATACAGCTGGGGGTATAATAGGTGTTGTTATGGTTTGCCACACTGGCCTCTCGGAGCAGTGCTAACTTGACGTACTTGGTCGTAATCATACAGCCGCCGTTGTAATATTCAAACCAGTTGCTGACAGGCAGTAACTCGCACGAATATATCATGCAGTAACTGTCACACCTGTACGCTAAAAACAACACGGACATAGGGAAACGCCACTCGCTAAGTTAGCCCACGTCACCTGTCAAAACAATAATGACTGCTAAGTTAGCTTCGCCGGTTGGGCTAGCTAGCAGCGAGCGTTAGCTTGGACTCACCCACTCTCTCGCATGACATTAGCGTCTCCACAGTCACAGGCCCCACCCGCCTGGCTCCGGAACATGTTGAAATCATGGCCCGTGTGGTCTCCGTTATTGAAGCACTCGGCACACAGAGACATGCACGGGGAGATGCCGCAGGCCCTGCATCGATACGCCACGAAATTCGCCGTCCAGACCAAGCCGCACAGGGTCGCGTTGTCGTACGACCGGACGGTTTTGCAGAACTCGTCGAAACCTTCGCCGCCCGCGATTAGACATTTACACCAGTCCAGGGCCTCGGTGTCCGTCGCTGGTTTTTCGGGATTTAGCACAGAGTCGAGCAGCTCCCGAAGTTGCCGGACCCCAGGGCTATTGTCGGCCCGACTCAAGTCTGCTTTCAAGTGGGCGGCGGTGGCTTTCTTGTCCCGGCGCAGCAACGACGCCGCCATCATGCTCTGTGGCTTGTTGAGcacaaatttatttttgttgtcttGCTTCCATGTTCTCGGGCTTTCTCGCGGTATGAGTGGTTACGTTCGTCGTTGGCTGACGGGTTTAGCCCACGACAGATGATGCCAGGACATGAATCGGACTCAAGCATCCGATCGAGCGGAATCGAGGCGTTCGTCCTGCGTAACCTGCTCGGTTCTTGCACAGTCACGCGTGGTGTTTAGTTATCCGGTTTCTAGGTAACCGAGAGCTTCGTGTCGAACCGTCCGCCCCTAAAAGACTGACGAAGATAACACGTTATCTCAGTGCACCCATGCGACACAGGCACGGCTGTGCAGAGCGGCCCCAACTGGACTCCGTATAGAAATTATTAGGCAAATTATAAATTATCTTTTCAACTGAATCCGCCTATAAATAATTTTAGAATGACATGCAGTCCCCCCCCTCTTCAGTCGACTGAACCGTTTGCccgactactaccccccccccccccctgaagttaTAAAGCTGGGGGAAAACACTAAGTAGTCTTGTTGGCATGACTGAAACATCTTAGTTCACCCATGAAATCAAATTGTTGAATGagcatttaataaatattgTACATTGTTATCGCCTTCTGAGTGATTTACACGTGTGCACATTCATTCtaatgtattgattttttttaatcatcagtCTTTTTTGCTAGCTCTTTAGCAGTTGTATTTTAATGAACTAAAACCTCCTAAAATCCCCCTAAAAAATGTGAAACGTCGCGTATAGTTCGtatttcatttaacaaaaataatgcAAGGAGGAACTACCATCACCTTTTCCAGGGGGGAAGCCGGATTGTTTTGATTGCTGCACGTTGCGCACATTCCTCCGGAAGTCGTCTTCAAACCAGCTTTACAGCGAAGATAGCGGAGGAATAAACGTTGTAAATACTTTTCGGGTTTGTGGCACATACGTTTGCGGCAGTAAAGACGTTCGATGATGAAACCGAAAGCGTTAGAGAGTCATTTACAACAAGTGGACTCGTTTAAAAAGCCGAAAATCCTTCTTGAGCAATATCCGACCAGTCCTCATATAGCTGGTGAGGCGACAACGTGTTTCTACTGAAGTGTTTTGATAGTGCACATTGCTCTCACTAACTTTACTgtttcccccccacacacagcacacatgcTGTATACAATCCAGAGCACGTTTAATGACATTGAGGGTAAGCTAGTTGCAGATCTGGGATGTGGCTGTGGAGTCCTCAGCATTGGGACAGCGATGCTTAATGCAGGGTGAGTGTGTCCGACCGTCGTCTTCATTACATCAACATTGTTCTTTTTCAATagctttatattttttatttctcgCTCTTATTTAGTTTGTGCGTCGGCTTCGACATTGACAACGACGCACTGGACATATTCAGAATCAATGCAGAGGAATTTGAGATTTCTAACGTGGACCTGGTCCAATGTGACCTTTGTTCTCTGGAGGAAGGTGCTTACGCGAATACATTTGACACTGTAATAATGAATCCACCATttggaacaaaacacaaccaggGTGAGTACAGTTTAAAGAGCTTCCATGCTGATTTAGTATTGTGCTTCAATAAAATAATAGAACTTCCAGATCGGTCCAGCTGAGTTACCCTGGTTTAAGATACTGTTTGTATGGGTCAAAGTACGAAAGCTACAAGCCTCATACTGCAAACCGCTCATCTTTCTGTAGGTACTCCTTTTCTGGTAAACTCCAATATGTATCGATCTCTACCACACCTGAAATCGTTTGAGATGACTTTTGTGCCATATGACCTGAAGCTGGTAGAGATGGGGAAGATTCCCATGTTTGTGGCTTGTTGGCAGTCACGTCATTGTACAActttgtgaaatgtgacatAATAAACCCACAAGGCCCCATTCTATTTCCAAAGTTATCTATTTAGTGGATGGTGGTAGAATTTCACATTTGAGTTGAATTACTAAGCATTGATAACATAGAACAATATCCATTCATTATTGGTTGACTGACATTGAACAAACCTCCGGCAGAGGTGAGATCGCCACATTTGTCATGGTTTTATGTATTGTCCATCACTAATGGATGGTTACTTTGTCACAATGGATAGGCAGTGAGAGCCAAGTAGTTAAATATAGAAACAGAATATCCATATTTTACCCTTAAATAGTCATTTTTCATGCATGATATtggtttttattctttgttgAAGGGATAGACATGAAGTTCTTATCAATTGCGTCAACCATGGCCAAGACAGTCTATTCACTTCATAAGACTGCAACACGCAAGGTGAGTAGTGGCCGGCCTGCAATGGGATATACATGCAATTTACTCAGGTGCAGGTTTCAGCCGCAGATTAGTTATTTTTGGGTTAAAAATAGTGAAAGACTCAAGACCAAGATGATTGTTAAATGCTTagttctccatcttaatcccaGAGGTTAAGTTAaacctacattttaaaaaaccagacacgttgtttttttgtgaggggaaaaataaaaacttttgtAATTGTTGACACTACTTTTAAGCCCCATAAGTCGAAAGGTTCTCAATTTAAAAACATGACTCCTCTATAGTAAGAAGATTGATGCACGTTTAAATCCTGATATGATTACAGCACATTCAAAAGAAAGCGAACGACTTGGGAATGAAGATGGAAGTAATAGCAGGTGAGAATAATACGGTACATCTTCACTAATCAAATATTCACATGCTGACTGCGTGTTCTCTTTACAGTACTGAGATACGACTTGCCAGCATCTTACAAGTTCCACAAAAAGAAGACGGTAAGGCATCTTAGGGTTTAGGCTTGACAGACAAAACATTAGCACACATTCAgattcatttctgttttatttgctATTCACATATGGAaacttaataaaaaataaaatcaaaaaagcGCAGAGCTGATATCCTCATCATTCACTGTAGGGATTCTAACAAAGGAAAATAACACGATGTCACACAGGTCTTACACAACCTACTAGATGTCAACGTGCAGCTTTATGTTGGATAGTAAAATCATAAACATATTAAGAGAAATATAAGTTTACAGATAATGAGGCACAATATAAAGAATTAAAAAGCTGAAAACTGACCACGTTTTGAAAATGGTTCTCTAGGTTGACATCCAGGTGGACTTCATAAGATTCTCCAAAGCCTGAAACTTTCACTGGAATGGATTCAAGTGGCCTCTGCATTTTCACCGTTAATAAATCTTTTCACCAAAATTCTGCGTGTGTGACCATGTGACTAAGATCCGTTTTCAGTTTTGGGAACCTTTGCTGCGGGACCATCATTGTCCTCTAGTTCTCTCTTTGGGACGACTGGTTCTAGAGGAAAAACATAAAGTCGATACGGTCAAGCACGCAGGAGCCAAAGTGGGTTGTTAAGTCTCCAAAAAGATGACAAACTTACTCTCGTCGTTGTCCTCATCGTCGCTTTCAAATTTCATCTTTTTGCCCTTGTACTGACTTCTGCCTTGATCTCTTCCatctcttccacctcctcttccccttcctcgACCACCTCTCCCCCTTCCTCGACCACCTGATCTTCCTCTGCTAACTTTAAAAAGTCAGAGTAGCTACATTAATACAACGTAATGAGTTACATTATGAAATGCCttagtttaaaactaaaatatgAAACTGCATTTACCTCTGTTTTTGGAGCGGTTGTACGACTCCTGCTGTGCGTCAATAATATTCTTCAGTTCGTCTTTCTCCTCGTCTCCATCAAGTACCTGCCAGTTCACACTGTTGTCCTTGATCTTCAATTCCCCTCCGCTGGCTTCCTTGGCTTTGTCGAATGCCACCTTCGCATTTCCGTCGAAGAGGAGAGTGCCCttgttgaaagtaaaaataggATTAAAATGACACCTCTCCTTTCTACAGAGTGCGTTGACTTGTATGTTACGAGTTTCCATACCTCTTTGGCCCCTCTTGTAAAATTAACCCACTTAATCTTTCCATGCCCCGAGAACAATTCATGGAAGTCCTCTCGTGAAACATCTTCGAGCTCTCCTGAAAACTTCAACAAGCAACCTGTCTGTTCATCCAAAAGCAGACCCTGCAACACAAAGCACCAAATCATTATTACTGTGGAGTCCAGCAAAGTGCAAAGCTCATTAGCAATACGGAGCAGCTTACCATCTCTTTGTCTTCTGCATTTTTCTGCTGTTGTTCCACGTTCCTAAGCGTTTTATGGGAAGGATCGTCAGTAATTTCCCAAAAATACACAGTAGGTTGTCAGAAAGTACGTATTGAGTGCACTCACTGTTTAGCCTTTGCTTTCGTCTCTGCTTTGAGTTGTTTTCTCTCTTCGGTTTTCTTTACATGGTAGGCTTCTCTGCAAGTAAAACAATGGCATTATACAAGGTAATATTCAGATGCATCGGTTGCCAGGAAAGAAATAAAACCAATCCTTTTCTAGATCAGATGTTAAACGCAGCTGTAAAAGCACCAACTGTTTGGTACAGTTAATATGGTTAATTTCCGAAGAAAATAAAGccataaaaatgattaaaacacgTGCCATTATATGGATTAGTGGCTAACATCACATCTTGGACAGACTCTCAAATAACTAGACAATTGATCAATTGTCCACTGGATACATGTTCATCCAAGAAACTATAACTTACCTTGATAACACAAGCATCTCGTTGTCTTTGAAGGATTTTATGTCTGAACGTTCTAGGAACAGCTTGGACGACTCCTCTGTGTCAAAACAGATGAACACGGATCcctataaaaaaagaatacagaaGTAATTAGATGAAAATCACCCAAAATTACTGGCGAAAGTCTGAAATTGGAATTGTTAAATTGAATCCCTTACCTTGAACTGCCTTTGCAGGGTTCTCCTCATCTGAATGTTTTCGATGGTGCCTTTTGGATTCAGCCACTCTTGAATCTCATCAAGGGACGTGTCGAGGGGGAAACCTTTCTAGAATTGAAAAGATGAGAATGTGGGGAAAACATTAGTACAATCAAAACATAGCAATACGAGAATGCACATTTATGTACAAACAATTGCTAGCTAAGGAAACACCATGTATATATATCAGCTAAAGCTAATAAGTACAACAGTATATTCTAACTCAAAGGATataaagttcagtttgaattggaacagttttatttattattatattgatgAGCGGAACACCTCTGTTCAGCAGGACTACTATAGTCTCCAAATGAAAACTATAACCGTCATGAAATGAATATATCACATTATTTAAACGTACGTTAACCGAGTGAAAGCAATAATCAAAACATCtgcatgcaattaaaaaaaaagaaaaagaaaaaaaggaaatgaaaatctTACCATGTACACAGATTTCTGTTTAAGAGCGTCTTTGTAATCATCATTCACTTCTGGTAAGGGCTTGTTTGGTGACCTCCGGACTTTAGTCTTGTCTTCGCTTATTTCCAAGATACCGGTCTTGGATTTCTGGAGAGCTTCAACAATAACGCTGGTTTCTGTAGTTAAACACTTCAGTctggaaagagaaaataaataatatcgtCTCAAACAGGAAAGCAAGGCCACTGAATTACTACTTGACTGCTCTTTCAAGTTATTCAGTTTGATTAGAAAGGTAAAGTGCTGACTCGTACTGACATGGCTACATAAATCTCTATACACTTTAATTAGTTGGATTTGGCCAAGATGTCAGTAAGAGGCTCCCTAACTAATGGCCCTGCattaaaactgtcaaaatgtCACATTATTCTCATAGGTCTTCCTGTATGTGTGCATGATGTGTTTGGGGACAGGGTCACGTGCGGATCCTGCCCTGTGTCACACAATGGCCCCACAAAGTCATGGCTGTCTTTCTCACGTTTTTAGTCGACGTTGCCCTATCTTGCTATGGACGCGTCAGTAACTGATCAGTCATTTCACGCAGATGAGACCCATTCAGGGAGGTCAAAACAAATAATTCCTCTTCAGCTGtcagaaacaaaagcacacatccattgtaaaataaattgCCACAGCCTTTGATAATATTTAACATTGTGGCAATTGTTCTGTACTAATTCAATAAAATCCTAGTACCAATCCCTATGAAAGGGTAGCCTTTTGTCAATTGATCAAATGAATAAGAGTAGTGGATCCACACTGTAGACTGAGATCAAAACAGGGATAACAAACCTGTTGAATTTGAGCATCGTCTCCAAAGTCACCCAGCCATCATCAAGTTGCAATTGCTCTTTGAGAAACTTGTCTCGAGGAAGATTGTGATCCCCAAAGTAGTACTGTGGGTTGGGAAtgagagcagttttaaaagctgaattaaaaaaggtcttttacaaaatatataatCAAATCAGAATACCTCAATTTGTCGGGCCACTTTCAGCTCAACTGGAGACATCTCTTCTTGCTTTTCTGCCATGATTTCTCTGTGTTGAAAACAGTAATACAAATTATAGTGGATGCTGTTAGCAGTATACCATGTTAAAACAGTAGTGACATCTAAGGAAAACAAGAAGTTGACAGTCAAGTAACCAATTAAATTCAGCAAAAAAAGCTCAACATGCTCTGGTTCCAGCTTCTCATAACCGTGGGGACAGATTTTCTCTCATATCGCTGTATACGGATTCCCTTTGTAGATTTAgttcaaagcaaagaaaacaacgCAGTGAGTCAACATAAAATGATTGTCAGGAAGAAGTTTTTGTCTGGCCCGGATGCAATTATGCAGCTTGCTAACATGCTAGCTTAGCGTTATCTGCAGCAGCTGTACACCGGCCACGCTGTGCTCGCACCACAGACTTTAGCCAAAGCTAAATGGTTCGCACACGAAGAGCGAAGTCACGCTTATAGAATCTAGAAGGAGGTGACAAAACACGTGTTTTCAGTGGGACGTTTAATTAACGTTAGCCGCAAAATACGGCAGCGTGTACGGTTACATTATAGCGTTAGTCATTACAGTCGGGAGTTAACGTTACTCCATATTAGCGAAGCATGCTGCTTAAACACACAAGACGAAAGTGCCAAACATTACGATTATTTTATAAAGTCACAGAACCCCCCAAAGCATGCATACGGCTATTAGACACCATGATGAAATCCGTTCGTGCTCACTCGAAAAGTTATACTTACGGTTCGTTGAGTCTCCGCTAGCAGCACGTTTAGTCGTTCAAAAGCAAAAGTCTCGGCTTCTCGCACGTTGTGGAAGTGCGTGCTACGGCTCCCACCGAGGACCAAAAAGAGTCCGTCCACTCGCTGCTCCGCCCGCTTGTAACCGAGCAGCTGCAGACAGTTAACGTTACTGTCACACCACAAGGCTGTTTCTGCACtcatggttgtattttattcttataaTGTAGCTacattcattgattttttttccaccacttGTCAGAGGCTTATTGGGAACAACGTTTATGTGGTGATTGATGTCCAAAGTTTCAAGCAGAAACGTGTGAGCAGATTTGTCATTAGTTGAAGATGAATTAAAGtagaaaatgcttttaaaatatttgttttaggaaacaaacacatcacAGTATTATTTTTTAAGAAAGCAGACAAGTGCATCTTGTTGTAAATCGCCttttattgccttttttgtTGTACATTGCTTTATTCAAATTGACtttatatattcattaatatatttACCTGGTCCTCAAGCCTGCACCTTCATATACACATGCAACCAGGATCTAATTCCATGTACACATGTTTGGAATTAGACTCCATGTGTATGCATACATTGCGaataaagctgattctgattTAAACTACAAATTATATCAAATTTGATATAAACACGGACAGACTGTGCAGCCAAGCATAGTTATTCACGTGACTGTTTACAAACAATGTGATAAGCGTATATA harbors:
- the mettl5 gene encoding rRNA N6-adenosine-methyltransferase METTL5 — translated: MMKPKALESHLQQVDSFKKPKILLEQYPTSPHIAAHMLYTIQSTFNDIEGKLVADLGCGCGVLSIGTAMLNAGLCVGFDIDNDALDIFRINAEEFEISNVDLVQCDLCSLEEGAYANTFDTVIMNPPFGTKHNQGIDMKFLSIASTMAKTVYSLHKTATRKHIQKKANDLGMKMEVIAVLRYDLPASYKFHKKKTVDIQVDFIRFSKA
- the ssb gene encoding lupus La protein, with protein sequence MAEKQEEMSPVELKVARQIEYYFGDHNLPRDKFLKEQLQLDDGWVTLETMLKFNRLKCLTTETSVIVEALQKSKTGILEISEDKTKVRRSPNKPLPEVNDDYKDALKQKSVYMKGFPLDTSLDEIQEWLNPKGTIENIQMRRTLQRQFKGSVFICFDTEESSKLFLERSDIKSFKDNEMLVLSREAYHVKKTEERKQLKAETKAKAKQNVEQQQKNAEDKEMGLLLDEQTGCLLKFSGELEDVSREDFHELFSGHGKIKWVNFTRGAKEGTLLFDGNAKVAFDKAKEASGGELKIKDNSVNWQVLDGDEEKDELKNIIDAQQESYNRSKNRVSRGRSGGRGRGRGGRGRGRGGGRDGRDQGRSQYKGKKMKFESDDEDNDEKPVVPKRELEDNDGPAAKVPKTENGS